In one Balaenoptera ricei isolate mBalRic1 chromosome 20, mBalRic1.hap2, whole genome shotgun sequence genomic region, the following are encoded:
- the RNF227 gene encoding LOW QUALITY PROTEIN: RING finger protein 227 (The sequence of the model RefSeq protein was modified relative to this genomic sequence to represent the inferred CDS: inserted 1 base in 1 codon), which yields MQLLVRVPSLPERGELDCNICYRPFNLGDREPRRLPGTVRARRGHTLCTACLRESAARGDGGGAAARAVRLRHVVMCPFCRAPTPLPRGRVTEVAVDPGLWSRLEATARAAHESSGAGGPVRESGDVDREADDXGKGEKGAGPRSAGWRELLRPWARGLAPARRWRRPLPSNVLYCPEIKDSAHMTRCTL from the exons ATGCAGCTCCTGGTGAGGGTGCCGTCTCTTCCGGAGCGGGGCGAGCTGGACTGCAACATCTGCTACCGGCCCTTCAACCTCGGGGACCGCGAGCCCCGCCGCCTCCCCGGGACGGTGCGCGCCCGCCGCGGCCACACGCTCTGCACCGCCTGTCTGCGCGAGTCGGCGGCGCGTGGCGACGGCGGCGGGGCGGCCGCGCGCGCAGTGCGTCTGCGCCACGTCGTCATGTGCCCCTTCTGTCGCGCGCCCACCCCGCTCCCGCGCGGCAGGGTCACTGAAGTCGCTGTCGACCCGGGCTTGTGGTCGCGCTTGGAGGCAACAGCGCGGGCCGCGCACGAATCTAGTGGAGCGGGTGGTCCGGTTCGGGAAAGCGGCGATGTGGACCGAGAGGCCGATG gaggaaaaggagagaagggggCGGGGCCTAGGAGCGCGGGATGGCGTGAGCTCCTGCGGCCCTGGGCCCGGGGGCTGGCACCCGCGCGCAGGTGGCGGCGCCCGCTGCCTAGCAACG TGCTGTACTGTCCGGAGATCAAGGACTCGGCCCACATGACCCGCTGCACGCTGTAA
- the KCNAB3 gene encoding voltage-gated potassium channel subunit beta-3, translating to MQVSIACTEQNLRSRSSEDRLCGPRPGPGGGNGGPVGGGHGNPPGGGGSGPKARAAVVPRPPAPAGVLRESTGRGTGMKYRNLGKSGLRVSCLGLGTWVTFGSQISDETAEDVLTVAYEHGVNLFDTTEVYAAGKAERTLGNILKSKGWRRSSYVITTKIFWGGQAETERGLSRKHIIEGLRGSLERLQLGYVDIIFANRSDPNSPMEEIVRAMTYVINQGLALYWGTSRWGAAEIMEAYSMARQFNLIPPVCEQAEHHLFQREKVEMQLPELYHKIGVGSVTWSPLACGLITSKYDGRVPDTCRVNIKGYQWHKDKVQSEDGKKQQAKVMDLLPIAHQLGCTVAQLAIAWCLRSEGVSSVLLGVSSAEQLIEHLGALQVLSQLTPQTVMEIEGLLGNKPHLKK from the exons ATGCAGGTGTCTATCGCATGTACCGAGCAGAACCTTCGCAGCCGGAGCAGTGAGGACCGTCTGTGTGGACCCCGGCCGGGCCCCGGGGGCGGTAATGGCGGGCCGGTCGGCGGGGGGCATGGGAATCCTCCGGGGGGAGGAGGGTCGGGCCCCAAGGCCCGGGCCGCAGTGGTCCCCCGACCCCCAGCGCCCGCTGGGGTCCTCCGAGAGAGCACCGGCCGAGGCACTGGCATGAAATACAG GAACCTAGGAAAGTCTGGTCTTCGGGTATCCTGCCTTGGCCTAG GTACCTGGGTCACATTTGGTTCTCAGATCTCAGATGAG ACAGCAGAGGATGTGCTGACAGTAGCCTATGAGCATGGCGTAAACCTGTTTGACACCACCGAAGTGTATGCAGCGGGAAA GGCTGAAAGAACCCTAGGCAACATCCTCAAGAGCAAAGGTTGGAG gaGATCAAGCTATGTCATCACCACCAAGATTTTTTGGGGAGGACA GGCAGAAACTGAGCGAGGCTTGAGCCGCAAACACATCATTGAGG GCTTGCGAGGATCCCTGGAACGCCTCCAGCTGGGATATGTGGATATCATCTTCGCCAATCGCTCAGACCCCAACAGTCCCATGGAGG AGATTGTGCGAGCCATGACCTATGTCATCAACCAGGGCCTGGCCCTATACTGGGGGACATCCCGATGGGGGGCTGCAGAAATCATG gAGGCCTACTCCATGGCCAGACAGTtcaacctgattcctccagtgtGTGAACAAGCTGAGCACCATCTGTTTCAGAGGGAGAAGGTGGAGATGCAGCTGCCAGAGCTCTACCACAAGATTG GTGTTGGCTCAGTCACCTGGTCCCCTCTGGCCTGTGGCCTCATCACTAGCAAGTATGATGGGCGAGTCCCAGATACCTGCAGGGTCAACATCAAG GGCTACCAGTGGCACAAAGACAAAGTGCAGAGTGAGGATGGCAAGAAGCAACAAGCCAAAGTCATGGACCTTCTCCCCATCGCTCACCAGCTGGGCTGCACCGTGGCGCAGCTTGCTATTG CGTGGTGTCTCCGCAGTGAGGGTGTCAGCTCGGTCTTGCTGGGGGTGTCCAGTGCAGAGCAGCTGATTGAACACCTGGGCGCCCTGCAG GTGCTGAGTCAGCTGACCCCGCAGACGGTGATGGAGATAGAAGGGCTCCTGGGCAACAAACCGCATCTCAAGAAATAG
- the TRAPPC1 gene encoding trafficking protein particle complex subunit 1 produces MTVHNLYLFDRNGVCLHYSEWHRKKQAGIPKEEEYKLMYGMLFSIRSFVSKMSPLDMKDGFLAFQTSRYKLHYYETPTGIKVVMNTDLGVGPIRDVLHHIYSALYVELVVKNPLCPLGQTVQSELFRSRLDSYVRSLPFFSARAG; encoded by the exons ATGACTGTCCACAACCTGTACCTGTTTGACCGGAATGGAGTGTGTCTGCATTACAGCGAGTGGCACCGCAAGAAGCAAGCGGGGATCCCCAAGGAGGAG GAGTACAAGCTGATGTACGGGATGCTCTTCTCTATCCGCTCGTTTGTCAGCAAGATGTCCCCGCTAGACAT GAAGGACGGCTTCCTGGCCTTCCAAACTAGCCGTTACAAACTCCATTACTACGAGACGCCCACTGGGATCAAGGTTGTCATGAACACTGACTTGGGCGTGGGACCCATCCGAGATGTGCTGCACCACATCTACAGTGCG CTGTACGTGGAGCTGGTGGTGAAGAATCCCCTGTGCCCGCTGGGCCAAACTGTGCAAAGTGAGCTCTTCCGCTCCCGACTGGACTCCTACGTCCGCTCTCTGCCCTTCTTCTCCGCCCGGGCTGGCTGA